In bacterium, a single window of DNA contains:
- a CDS encoding ABC transporter substrate-binding protein — protein sequence MSSFRTIRRRRCLALALSVAVGCLAAPIAALADAPAERLRVATLLPFVEDAVRIASDRAVVVASVRRSVHSPLAEGVIDLGNPHGPNMEKLAEARPDVVIGDASVHARFASALSGSGAKLLMLETSGVDSTLEALSRVSEAIGGSAALDEKIDAARDEIARLSVDGKPKILTLFGSPGTFYVMTDRAWLGDLAKSVGFEATVSDGGNERFPGLVPVSDEIMAIARPDLVLLIAHGNPTQIRAELDRRVERGGPWAGLAKARLGVHVLDPMLFSANPGLALTEAAKELVRLGTETQGVGAQ from the coding sequence GTGAGCTCCTTCCGAACCATTCGTCGACGCCGCTGCCTTGCTCTGGCCCTCTCCGTGGCCGTCGGATGTCTCGCCGCGCCGATCGCCGCGCTCGCAGACGCGCCCGCCGAACGCCTGCGCGTGGCGACGCTCCTCCCCTTCGTCGAGGACGCCGTGCGGATCGCGTCCGACCGCGCGGTGGTCGTGGCGAGCGTTCGGCGAAGCGTCCACTCACCCCTCGCCGAGGGCGTGATCGATCTAGGCAATCCGCACGGTCCCAACATGGAGAAGCTCGCCGAAGCGCGACCGGACGTCGTGATCGGCGACGCGAGTGTCCATGCCCGGTTCGCCTCGGCGCTCTCGGGTTCGGGGGCGAAGCTGTTGATGCTCGAGACGTCGGGCGTGGATTCGACGCTCGAGGCCCTCTCACGGGTCTCCGAAGCGATCGGCGGCAGCGCGGCGCTCGACGAGAAGATCGACGCGGCCCGCGACGAGATCGCGAGACTCTCGGTGGACGGGAAGCCGAAGATCCTGACCCTCTTCGGGTCACCGGGCACGTTCTACGTGATGACCGATCGGGCCTGGCTCGGCGATCTCGCGAAGAGCGTGGGCTTCGAGGCCACGGTGTCCGACGGCGGGAACGAGCGATTCCCGGGCCTCGTCCCGGTCTCCGACGAGATCATGGCGATCGCCCGCCCCGACCTCGTGCTCCTGATCGCGCACGGCAACCCCACCCAGATCCGCGCCGAGCTCGATCGCCGCGTCGAGCGCGGCGGACCCTGGGCCGGGCTCGCGAAGGCTCGGCTCGGCGTGCACGTGCTCGATCCGATGCTCTTCAGTGCGAACCCGGGTCTGGCGCTGACCGAGGCGGCGAAGGAACTCGTCCGGCTCGGGACCGAGACGCAGGGGGTGGGCGCTCAGTGA
- a CDS encoding TonB-dependent receptor, whose product MIRARVAFYMAFFTALSLLAPLSSHADEEPERDRSDSGEILEAETIFVTDSVIRPAELYQDTPVETEVLTEEDIADLPATTPIEALDAIPGIRIQARVQGQQGAVSIDGLPPEYTELLVNGQRYSGENQEAADLGDLLFFDLEKIEILRGPQALRYTARAGGGVINFVTKPPPTDGWRVGATFAGGDQRRMRMGGSGAYGGPNWGASVIADYNRFGGFRDPFPGSTDPQDGIQLTFGEGSFQKKTDVYTTIAGRPSENSELVARFGYVKRNEGFAIDDGEIDSRAEQERFLANVETKVAVSDATELYAKVTIFHWTLDTTTGREFELRDDSERVQLGASTYVEWGDTTHLIEVGADLLANGINLDEGPVPDTIENPDFMIEDVARRYGQAGFFIVTESEFTENFSIEGGLRYEMNSQFKPELLPQMAILYTPYRFDAERAIKLRVSAGRAALYPSLRDLYQPPVPQGGGSYFLAGNSSLKQETTWAVRASVEANPKRWISGTVSGFFNEVDDSIRSSFQGRQVIVREAFRAADPIQCALFGVRCTDEIVPIRRNVFERSNLDRLRTWGAEARVEIRPWEWVELNLGYTWLQTDIKSDTLILDELPNSPRHIANGKLILRAKKIGTSLTVRASWRDRAFVEGTGTGLPSFTTTDKSRDSFDCDARINQDLEPLLGADIRLFFQGNNLNDNRVVDSYRVRGRSFVGGVEARWP is encoded by the coding sequence TTGATTCGCGCTCGCGTGGCCTTCTACATGGCCTTCTTCACCGCCCTCAGCTTGCTCGCCCCCCTGTCCTCGCACGCCGACGAGGAGCCGGAACGGGATCGCTCGGACTCGGGTGAGATCCTGGAAGCCGAGACCATCTTCGTGACCGACTCGGTGATCCGACCGGCCGAGCTCTACCAGGACACGCCGGTCGAGACCGAAGTCCTGACCGAGGAGGACATCGCCGACCTTCCTGCGACCACCCCGATCGAAGCCCTCGACGCGATCCCGGGCATCCGTATCCAGGCGCGGGTCCAGGGCCAGCAGGGTGCAGTCTCGATCGACGGCCTGCCGCCGGAGTACACGGAGCTGCTGGTGAATGGCCAGCGCTATTCCGGTGAGAACCAGGAAGCGGCCGACCTCGGCGACCTCCTCTTCTTCGACCTCGAGAAGATCGAGATCCTCCGCGGACCGCAGGCGCTCCGCTACACGGCCCGGGCCGGCGGCGGCGTGATCAACTTCGTGACCAAGCCGCCGCCGACCGACGGCTGGCGGGTCGGTGCCACCTTCGCGGGTGGCGACCAGCGCCGGATGCGCATGGGCGGGAGCGGCGCGTATGGCGGGCCGAACTGGGGCGCGAGCGTGATCGCCGACTACAACCGCTTCGGCGGCTTCCGCGATCCCTTCCCCGGCAGCACGGACCCGCAAGATGGAATTCAGCTGACTTTCGGAGAGGGCTCTTTCCAGAAGAAGACCGACGTCTACACGACGATCGCGGGCCGACCGAGTGAGAACTCCGAGCTCGTCGCCCGATTCGGCTACGTGAAGCGAAACGAAGGCTTCGCGATCGACGACGGCGAGATCGACTCGCGGGCCGAGCAGGAGCGATTCCTCGCCAACGTCGAAACGAAGGTCGCCGTGAGCGACGCGACCGAGCTCTACGCAAAGGTCACGATCTTCCACTGGACGCTCGACACGACGACGGGTCGCGAGTTCGAGCTGCGGGACGACAGCGAGCGCGTCCAGCTGGGCGCGAGCACCTACGTCGAGTGGGGAGACACGACGCACCTGATCGAGGTCGGCGCCGACCTGTTGGCGAACGGGATCAACCTCGACGAGGGCCCGGTCCCCGACACGATCGAGAACCCCGATTTCATGATCGAGGACGTCGCCCGTCGATACGGTCAGGCGGGCTTCTTCATCGTGACCGAGTCGGAGTTCACCGAAAACTTCTCGATCGAGGGCGGGCTCCGCTACGAGATGAACTCGCAGTTCAAGCCGGAGCTGCTCCCGCAGATGGCGATTCTCTACACGCCATACAGGTTCGACGCGGAACGCGCGATCAAGCTTCGAGTCTCCGCGGGGCGCGCCGCGCTCTACCCCTCGCTTCGGGACCTCTACCAACCGCCCGTGCCCCAGGGCGGCGGCAGCTACTTCCTCGCCGGAAACTCGAGCTTGAAGCAGGAGACGACCTGGGCCGTGCGCGCGAGCGTCGAAGCCAATCCGAAGCGCTGGATCTCCGGAACGGTTTCGGGGTTCTTCAACGAAGTCGACGACAGCATCCGATCGTCCTTCCAGGGGCGACAGGTCATCGTCCGGGAGGCGTTCCGCGCCGCGGACCCGATTCAGTGCGCGCTCTTCGGCGTGCGCTGTACCGACGAGATCGTGCCGATCCGGAGGAACGTCTTCGAGCGGAGCAACCTCGACCGGCTGCGCACCTGGGGCGCCGAGGCCCGCGTCGAGATCCGACCGTGGGAATGGGTCGAGCTGAACCTCGGCTACACGTGGCTCCAGACCGACATCAAGTCGGACACGCTGATTCTCGACGAGCTCCCGAACTCCCCTCGCCACATCGCGAACGGCAAGCTGATCCTTCGCGCGAAGAAGATCGGGACGAGCCTCACGGTCCGCGCGAGCTGGCGGGACCGCGCTTTCGTCGAGGGCACGGGTACGGGCCTGCCGAGCTTCACCACGACCGACAAGTCGCGCGACTCGTTCGATTGCGACGCTCGGATCAACCAGGACCTCGAGCCGCTCCTGGGGGCGGACATCCGACTCTTCTTCCAGGGCAACAACCTGAACGACAACCGCGTCGTGGACTCCTACCGGGTCCGCGGGCGCTCCTTCGTCGGCGGCGTGGAGGCGCGCTGGCCCTAG
- a CDS encoding MotA/TolQ/ExbB proton channel family protein, producing the protein MQDRRIVSTLLGIAMIGIASGPALAAGPVAAPTVDRSLADWYEMGGAAMHGLALCSVLVVALIGERLWALRPGATLPRALDERVRGVIDGANPLDLKRDLDVGGSALARIAAQALRPEATLESVEACGDAEVHRLQRNLPLLSAVGNLATMIGLLGTVMGMIEAFDMITVSGTGDARVVAGGIFRALVTTAGGLGVGIAGLAAHALLSRWADERSAMLEERAAELFACIHRTDAIARFEFDRKQDGQA; encoded by the coding sequence ATGCAGGATCGCAGGATCGTCTCGACTCTTCTGGGAATCGCGATGATCGGAATCGCTTCGGGCCCGGCGCTCGCCGCCGGGCCCGTCGCGGCTCCCACCGTCGACCGGAGTCTCGCCGACTGGTACGAGATGGGCGGCGCGGCCATGCACGGCCTCGCCCTCTGCTCGGTCCTCGTCGTCGCGCTGATCGGCGAACGTCTCTGGGCCCTGCGCCCCGGGGCGACCCTGCCGCGGGCGCTCGACGAGCGCGTCCGGGGTGTGATCGACGGGGCCAACCCGCTCGATCTGAAGCGGGACCTCGACGTCGGCGGCTCGGCCCTCGCGCGGATCGCTGCGCAGGCCCTGCGTCCCGAGGCCACCCTCGAATCGGTGGAGGCCTGCGGCGACGCCGAGGTCCACCGTCTCCAGCGCAATCTCCCGCTGCTCTCCGCGGTGGGCAACCTGGCCACCATGATCGGCCTGCTCGGCACCGTCATGGGCATGATCGAGGCCTTCGACATGATCACGGTTTCCGGGACCGGAGACGCGCGGGTCGTCGCGGGCGGCATCTTCCGTGCGCTCGTGACGACTGCCGGTGGCCTCGGCGTCGGAATCGCGGGGCTCGCAGCGCATGCGCTCCTCAGTCGATGGGCCGACGAGCGCTCCGCGATGCTCGAAGAGCGCGCTGCAGAGCTCTTCGCCTGCATCCACCGGACCGACGCGATCGCTCGGTTCGAGTTCGATCGCAAGCAGGACGGCCAGGCGTGA
- a CDS encoding ABC transporter ATP-binding protein: protein MSAAAVESREPAIAIEAKRLHVRHPGVDRDVLRDASLKIREGEILALVGPNGSGKSTLIRALGRDLDPRRGEIEVEGEPLSNYARRRLARRVARLPQDPTTPEGLTVEALVECGRHPHVGSFGRLGSRDLAIVAEALEAVEIADFRTRPLETLSGGERRRAWIAMAIAQEPRVLLLDEPTTALDLRHQFELLDLLVRLNRERGTTIVLSIHDLEHAAHVADRVAVLSRGRVYAVGPPAQVLSEETLLDVFRVESKISDEDGDLTLRILGPGDPIRNF from the coding sequence GTGAGTGCTGCCGCCGTCGAGAGCCGCGAGCCGGCCATCGCGATCGAAGCGAAGCGACTCCACGTCCGTCATCCGGGCGTCGACCGCGACGTACTGCGGGATGCATCCCTCAAGATCCGGGAGGGAGAGATCCTGGCGTTGGTCGGGCCGAACGGCTCCGGCAAATCGACGCTGATCCGCGCACTCGGTCGCGACCTCGATCCCCGACGGGGAGAGATCGAAGTCGAAGGCGAGCCGCTCTCGAACTACGCCCGACGCCGTCTCGCGCGTCGCGTCGCGCGTCTGCCGCAGGATCCGACGACGCCCGAGGGCCTGACCGTCGAGGCGCTCGTGGAGTGTGGTCGCCATCCGCACGTCGGCTCGTTCGGCCGCCTCGGAAGCCGGGACCTGGCGATCGTCGCCGAGGCGCTCGAGGCGGTCGAGATCGCCGACTTCCGGACACGACCGCTCGAGACGCTCTCCGGCGGCGAGCGGCGTCGGGCCTGGATTGCGATGGCGATCGCGCAGGAGCCCCGGGTGCTCCTGCTCGACGAGCCGACCACGGCCCTGGATCTTCGACACCAGTTCGAGCTCCTCGACCTGCTCGTCCGTCTCAACCGGGAGCGGGGCACGACGATCGTTCTCTCGATCCACGATCTCGAGCACGCGGCCCACGTCGCCGATCGGGTCGCCGTCTTGAGCCGCGGGCGCGTCTACGCAGTCGGGCCGCCGGCGCAGGTCCTCTCTGAGGAGACCCTGCTCGACGTCTTCCGGGTCGAGTCGAAGATCTCGGACGAGGACGGCGACCTCACCCTACGCATCCTCGGACCGGGCGACCCGATCCGGAATTTCTGA
- a CDS encoding hemin uptake protein HemP encodes MDCTHDGSAEDPADTIKRVRAGEMLGPKGILQIEHEGEVYTLRLTRNNRLILTK; translated from the coding sequence GTGGACTGTACGCACGATGGATCCGCGGAAGATCCCGCGGACACGATCAAGCGCGTGCGCGCCGGTGAGATGCTCGGACCGAAGGGCATCCTGCAGATCGAGCACGAAGGCGAGGTGTACACGCTCCGCCTGACGCGAAACAACCGCTTGATCCTGACGAAGTAG
- a CDS encoding alginate export family protein: MTASLLVNLPSFSLAEESPPKSSLDEALAVITDAKPIIHSTARWEYGKANGLEHSHGATLRTRFGVQSGTYKGFTALVEGVNTFSPFSSEYFDGQAPNSRGQTPVADPERTDVNRFWLEFGKKEWAGSKLKSGRQRIKLDDDRWIGNVGWRQNEQTFDAARFQTSLGVDDLVLQYVYAWEVNRIFADVGAPGQLDFDPNAHFFNVGYKVNESLKAVAFAYLIDPDSPAYSAFGSATYGARFTGAIPLNDDFSIPYQASYAYQTDWGRNQVSYGAHYAYVEAGLKFKPIGTLAAGYEHLGSDTDARIVTPFSTAHKFNGFADVFLNNGGLRGLRDFYVSFAPKMPFKGWTAKVWFHQFWDDQGGDNLGQEYNLVTSYKLNKHISFLWKAAYFDGGKNRSPNASVTRSILQTTFKF, encoded by the coding sequence GTGACGGCATCACTCCTGGTGAATCTCCCCTCCTTCTCGCTCGCCGAGGAGTCCCCGCCGAAGAGCAGCCTCGACGAAGCGCTCGCAGTCATCACCGACGCCAAGCCCATCATCCATTCGACCGCACGCTGGGAATACGGCAAGGCCAACGGCCTGGAACACTCGCACGGGGCGACCCTGCGAACGCGCTTCGGCGTCCAGTCCGGGACCTACAAGGGCTTCACCGCCCTGGTGGAGGGCGTGAATACGTTCTCGCCCTTCTCGAGCGAATACTTCGATGGCCAGGCGCCGAACTCGCGCGGGCAGACGCCGGTCGCGGACCCCGAGCGGACCGACGTGAACCGGTTCTGGCTCGAGTTCGGCAAGAAGGAGTGGGCGGGGAGCAAGCTCAAGAGTGGTCGGCAGCGGATCAAGCTCGATGACGATCGGTGGATCGGGAACGTCGGATGGCGCCAGAACGAGCAGACGTTCGATGCGGCCCGTTTCCAGACGAGTCTCGGCGTGGACGACCTGGTCCTCCAGTACGTCTACGCGTGGGAGGTGAACCGGATCTTCGCGGACGTCGGAGCGCCGGGTCAGCTCGACTTCGACCCGAACGCCCACTTCTTCAACGTGGGATATAAGGTGAACGAGTCGCTCAAGGCGGTCGCTTTCGCCTACCTGATCGATCCGGACTCGCCCGCGTACTCGGCCTTCGGTTCCGCCACCTACGGGGCGCGCTTCACGGGTGCGATTCCGCTCAACGACGACTTTTCGATCCCCTACCAGGCTTCGTATGCCTACCAGACGGACTGGGGTCGCAATCAGGTCTCGTACGGCGCGCACTATGCCTACGTCGAAGCAGGGCTCAAGTTCAAGCCGATCGGCACGCTCGCCGCGGGCTACGAGCACCTCGGCAGCGATACCGACGCGCGGATCGTGACCCCGTTCTCCACGGCGCACAAGTTCAACGGCTTCGCGGACGTGTTCCTGAACAACGGCGGCTTGCGGGGACTGCGTGACTTCTACGTCTCGTTCGCGCCGAAGATGCCCTTCAAGGGATGGACGGCGAAGGTCTGGTTCCACCAGTTCTGGGACGACCAGGGTGGAGACAACCTGGGCCAGGAGTACAACCTCGTCACCAGCTACAAGTTGAACAAGCACATCTCCTTCCTGTGGAAGGCAGCGTACTTCGACGGGGGGAAGAACCGGTCGCCGAACGCGTCGGTCACGCGGAGCATCCTGCAGACGACGTTCAAGTTCTGA
- a CDS encoding potassium channel family protein: MSWLRTLAKSDEDEGAFGRHAVLLGSLILLLVALPLVQIATGRSAGFPPMLALVMVAAVVVNSHQRGIFLVAIGLGGAAIVGLGLAEYTDATTVRVISGLIALALLGLTTLVMLNGLIQADQVSRDTIVGGICVYLLVGLCFAVAFILLAQLDPDAFTSGAPPIPMEDRSRHATQLLYFSFVTLTTLGYGDIAPRSDLAQMFAVSEALIGQLYLTIFVARLVALYVGRRRNEPTV, translated from the coding sequence ATGTCCTGGCTCCGCACGCTCGCGAAAAGCGACGAGGACGAGGGCGCCTTCGGGCGCCACGCCGTCCTGTTGGGCTCCCTCATCCTCCTCCTCGTCGCGCTGCCCCTGGTGCAGATCGCGACCGGACGATCTGCGGGATTCCCGCCCATGCTCGCGCTGGTGATGGTCGCCGCCGTCGTCGTGAACAGCCACCAACGCGGCATCTTCCTGGTCGCCATCGGGCTCGGGGGTGCGGCGATCGTCGGCCTCGGGCTCGCCGAGTACACGGATGCGACGACCGTCCGGGTCATCTCGGGGCTGATCGCGCTCGCGCTCCTCGGCCTGACCACCCTGGTCATGTTGAACGGCTTGATCCAGGCCGATCAGGTGTCCCGCGACACGATCGTCGGGGGGATCTGCGTCTATCTGCTGGTGGGCCTGTGCTTCGCCGTGGCGTTCATCCTGCTCGCCCAGCTCGATCCCGATGCCTTCACCTCGGGCGCGCCGCCGATCCCGATGGAAGATCGGTCCCGGCACGCGACCCAGCTGCTCTACTTCAGCTTCGTGACGCTCACGACCCTCGGCTACGGCGACATCGCCCCGCGGAGCGACCTCGCCCAGATGTTCGCCGTCTCGGAGGCGCTGATCGGCCAGCTCTACCTGACGATCTTCGTCGCCCGACTCGTCGCGCTCTACGTCGGCCGGCGGCGGAACGAACCGACCGTCTAG
- a CDS encoding biopolymer transporter ExbD — MKFARRQDTSGGTPLAPLLDVVFLLLIFFVVTTSFAESHLPLDLPEASSGKPGEESALRIEINADGGIVVEGEAVLLEELGLRLEEAHAEQRPIEIRADRTSEHGRFVTVLDLARQIGIEAIGIAVDAAATVEVATPATPPAG, encoded by the coding sequence GTGAAGTTCGCACGCCGCCAGGACACGTCAGGGGGAACGCCGCTCGCGCCGCTCCTCGACGTGGTGTTCCTGCTACTGATCTTCTTCGTGGTGACGACCTCGTTCGCCGAGAGTCACCTTCCGCTCGACCTGCCGGAGGCGAGCTCGGGCAAGCCCGGTGAAGAGTCGGCGCTTCGGATCGAGATCAATGCCGACGGTGGGATCGTCGTCGAGGGCGAAGCGGTCCTGCTCGAAGAGCTGGGACTCCGCCTCGAAGAGGCGCACGCGGAGCAGCGACCGATCGAGATCCGCGCGGACCGGACGAGCGAACACGGTCGTTTCGTGACCGTACTCGACCTCGCCCGACAGATCGGAATCGAAGCGATCGGGATCGCGGTCGACGCCGCCGCGACCGTGGAGGTCGCCACGCCCGCGACGCCGCCGGCTGGCTGA
- a CDS encoding TonB family protein gives MRNDRNPVFAIALAISLVAHAAAAWFLSDRTSVRRVDFGEEKVVAVRLFQPAPAVPEPAAAPPPPPVEPAPPPPPKPRPVEKQPEPKPVPETVRVAAAEPVETVRQTPTLPDVSAAPPSEPAPIAPQGVDRDERAEYVDYASNLVERQQRYPRLARKRKITSDVLVEIEIGPDGEVDAIRSRSDAPRVLLRATEEAIRRAAPFRPPPGGAIVFLQKLAYDLEY, from the coding sequence ATGCGCAACGACAGGAACCCCGTCTTCGCGATCGCCCTCGCGATCTCGCTCGTCGCCCACGCGGCGGCGGCGTGGTTCCTGTCGGACCGCACGTCGGTCCGACGCGTCGACTTCGGCGAGGAGAAGGTGGTCGCGGTCCGACTCTTCCAGCCCGCTCCTGCGGTTCCGGAGCCGGCAGCGGCACCTCCGCCGCCTCCGGTCGAGCCCGCTCCCCCGCCGCCCCCGAAGCCCAGGCCCGTCGAAAAGCAGCCCGAGCCCAAGCCCGTTCCGGAGACGGTCCGGGTCGCCGCGGCCGAACCCGTCGAGACCGTGCGTCAGACGCCGACCCTGCCTGACGTGTCGGCGGCGCCGCCTTCGGAACCGGCTCCGATTGCACCCCAGGGCGTCGACCGGGACGAGCGCGCGGAGTACGTCGACTACGCGAGCAACCTCGTCGAGCGACAACAACGCTATCCCCGCCTCGCGCGGAAGCGCAAGATCACCAGTGACGTACTCGTCGAGATCGAGATCGGACCGGACGGCGAAGTCGACGCCATCCGTTCACGCTCCGATGCGCCTCGCGTCCTCCTTCGCGCCACGGAGGAAGCCATTCGTCGCGCCGCCCCGTTCCGACCACCTCCCGGCGGCGCGATCGTCTTCCTTCAGAAGCTCGCCTACGACCTGGAGTACTGA
- a CDS encoding PEP-CTERM sorting domain-containing protein, giving the protein MRTMLNKMMLSAGFVTLVAMASTVAGAATVPFAESFDANADGWTDSSNLPITWVASGGADGGGYASTTFDYSTFVSPFGGGPIVARANGANNPSGGAFTGDWIADGVLSLTANVRHNSAVPLSFSTRLAPALNSPGTNLIDFVPVLPNVWTEVTFTVTTAPGLCVFERPGGCTLAGFQDVVNVQFATDAPDGAGLTTLDFDLVSLNPVPEPGTAILMGLGLAGLAGAGRKGKRA; this is encoded by the coding sequence ATGAGAACGATGCTGAACAAGATGATGCTGAGCGCTGGTTTCGTGACCCTCGTGGCCATGGCCAGCACGGTCGCCGGTGCGGCCACGGTGCCCTTCGCGGAGTCCTTCGACGCGAATGCGGACGGCTGGACCGATTCCTCGAACCTGCCGATCACCTGGGTCGCCTCCGGCGGCGCGGACGGCGGCGGCTACGCGTCGACGACGTTCGACTACTCGACCTTCGTGTCGCCCTTCGGCGGTGGCCCGATCGTCGCGCGAGCGAACGGCGCGAACAATCCGAGCGGCGGCGCCTTCACGGGCGACTGGATCGCCGATGGCGTCCTGTCGCTCACGGCGAACGTTCGCCACAACTCGGCGGTGCCGCTGTCGTTCTCGACGCGCCTCGCCCCGGCGCTGAACTCGCCCGGGACCAACCTGATCGACTTCGTGCCGGTCCTCCCCAACGTCTGGACGGAGGTCACGTTCACGGTGACGACGGCGCCGGGACTCTGCGTCTTCGAGCGCCCCGGTGGTTGTACCCTCGCCGGCTTCCAGGACGTCGTGAACGTGCAGTTCGCCACGGACGCCCCGGACGGTGCCGGGCTCACCACCCTCGACTTCGACCTGGTCTCGCTGAACCCGGTTCCCGAGCCGGGCACCGCGATCCTCATGGGTCTCGGTCTGGCGGGTCTTGCGGGCGCGGGCCGCAAGGGGAAGCGAGCCTGA
- a CDS encoding DNRLRE domain-containing protein translates to MMNRRIAHALAALVLIAAPLLSLAPPARADVIPILVSEDTAPYSFLPSLIRFNNPSVWALRGEDEEGGSQHQLETFLWFDVDLSDIPAGHVLVDAEVLVTWDIENTGFGDPSTDPADLNCHRITEDWNQTTLNWINKPDFDPAFDSITNITTLGSVLCDAWPVVFDWIYNGAPNYGVAITNDQGRGFGMHSLEADPSIPDSLKANLILTTEVPEPGLGTGLAFGTLALSAVRRRRR, encoded by the coding sequence ATGATGAATCGCAGAATCGCTCACGCGCTCGCCGCGCTCGTCCTGATCGCGGCCCCTCTCCTCTCGCTCGCCCCGCCCGCGCGGGCCGACGTCATCCCGATCCTCGTCAGCGAGGACACGGCGCCGTACTCCTTCCTGCCGAGCCTGATCCGCTTCAACAACCCATCGGTCTGGGCGCTCCGAGGCGAGGACGAGGAAGGCGGTTCGCAGCACCAGCTCGAGACCTTCCTCTGGTTCGACGTGGACCTGTCGGACATTCCGGCGGGCCACGTCCTCGTGGACGCCGAAGTCCTCGTGACCTGGGACATCGAGAACACGGGCTTCGGAGACCCTTCGACGGACCCCGCCGACCTCAACTGCCATCGGATCACCGAGGATTGGAACCAGACGACGCTCAACTGGATCAACAAGCCCGATTTCGACCCCGCCTTCGACAGCATCACGAACATTACGACCCTCGGCTCGGTCCTCTGCGACGCCTGGCCCGTCGTCTTCGACTGGATCTACAACGGTGCACCGAACTACGGCGTCGCGATCACGAACGACCAGGGACGCGGCTTCGGCATGCACTCGCTCGAGGCGGACCCGTCGATCCCGGACTCGCTGAAGGCCAACCTCATTCTCACGACGGAGGTCCCGGAGCCCGGCCTGGGCACGGGACTCGCGTTCGGCACGCTCGCCCTCTCGGCCGTGCGTCGCCGGCGCCGTTGA
- a CDS encoding iron ABC transporter permease, with translation MNALVWQVRSRAELLFEQPMAWTVVTGIALLVAGALATAQGAVDLSMLQLPASILDADHPFHGVIWDVRLPRVACGALVGLDLALAGALLQTTVRNPLADPGILGVTAGAGVGALAVILFLPGQGDLVPWAGFVGAVATIVVLLGLAATKDGQTGALRIVLSGVALQALLFAVISLMTYIYADRAPAFTAYVVGSLNGLGWTDVQRMILPTVVGLVAVVAYQRTLNLLLLDDSAASGVGVPVVQARLGAAVVAALLTAAAVSAAGLIGFVGLVVPNAIRLLVGPEHKALLPATALGGAALVIFADLIARTALSPLELPVGALLSMVGGPYFLYLLWKKLP, from the coding sequence GTGAACGCGCTGGTCTGGCAGGTCCGCTCTCGCGCCGAGCTGCTCTTCGAGCAGCCGATGGCGTGGACCGTCGTGACGGGCATCGCACTCCTCGTGGCGGGGGCCCTCGCGACCGCCCAGGGCGCCGTCGATCTGTCGATGCTCCAGCTGCCCGCCTCGATCCTCGACGCCGATCATCCCTTCCACGGCGTGATCTGGGACGTGCGTCTACCCCGCGTCGCCTGCGGCGCGCTCGTCGGTCTCGACCTCGCGCTGGCCGGGGCACTGCTCCAGACGACGGTCCGGAATCCGCTCGCCGATCCCGGGATCCTCGGGGTGACGGCCGGAGCCGGCGTGGGCGCGCTTGCCGTGATCTTGTTCCTACCGGGGCAGGGCGACCTCGTGCCGTGGGCCGGCTTCGTGGGTGCCGTCGCGACGATCGTCGTGCTGCTGGGTCTCGCCGCGACGAAGGATGGACAGACTGGCGCGCTCCGGATCGTGCTCTCCGGCGTCGCGCTGCAAGCGCTGCTCTTCGCCGTCATCTCCCTGATGACGTACATCTACGCCGATCGCGCGCCGGCCTTCACCGCCTACGTGGTTGGCTCGTTGAACGGGCTCGGCTGGACCGACGTACAGCGCATGATCCTTCCCACAGTCGTCGGTCTGGTCGCCGTCGTCGCCTATCAGCGCACGCTGAACCTGCTCCTCCTGGACGACAGCGCGGCCAGCGGCGTCGGCGTGCCGGTGGTCCAGGCCCGCCTCGGCGCAGCGGTCGTCGCCGCGCTCCTGACCGCAGCGGCCGTGAGCGCCGCGGGCCTGATCGGGTTCGTCGGCCTCGTCGTGCCGAACGCGATCCGGCTGCTCGTGGGTCCGGAACACAAGGCGCTCCTGCCCGCGACCGCGCTCGGCGGGGCCGCGCTGGTGATCTTCGCGGATCTCATCGCACGGACCGCGCTCTCGCCCCTCGAGCTGCCCGTCGGTGCGCTGCTCTCGATGGTCGGTGGGCCCTATTTCCTCTACCTGCTCTGGAAGAAGCTGCCGTGA